From the genome of Nicotiana tabacum cultivar K326 chromosome 2, ASM71507v2, whole genome shotgun sequence:
ACCGTCACAGCCGCCGTCCACGGCCGAAACCCTTGCCCAAATAAACCACCTCCTCACTCATCTCCTCCCGTTTTCACTTTCCATTAAGTCCTTCACTTCCCGCTGGCAAGTTCTCCGGTCGAAACTCGCTACCGTCAAGTCTCTTTTATCCGAAATCTCCGATTCTCCCCACTGGACGGAAAACGAGCTTCTTCCGACGCTGCTCCCGAATCTTCTATCCACTGTGCTACGTGTACAAACTCTTTGCGAGCAATGCTCCGACCCGGAAAAAACTCCGGGTAAGCTATTAATGCAATCGGATCTTGACATGGCTTCAGGTTGGCTTTCGAAACAGATCCATCACCTCGACCTCCTTTGCCGTTCCGGCGTACTCCGTCAGTCCACCGCTATAGTTCTCTCTCACCCTTCCGTTAACTCTACAAAAGACGATTTAGTCCTTTTTATTAAAGACCTATTCACCAGGATCCAAATCGGCGGCGTTGAGTTCAAGAGGAAGGCTTTAGAATCGTTGATTCAGCTCCTTTCAGAGGATGAGAAATCAGCTGGGATTGTTGCAAAGGAAGGGCATTTTGGGTATTTGATTAATTTACTTGACATTAATATTGATCCTTTTATACGTGAACAGGCGGTTGTTGCAGTGTCAATGCTTGTTTCTTTAAGTGAACAGGCGAGGAAATGCGTGTTTGAAGAAGGTGCTTTAGGTCCTTTACTGAGAATTATTGAGTCAGGTTCTGTTACTATGAAGGTAAAAGCTGCTTTGGCTGTTGAATGTATTACTAATGATCCTGAAAATGCTTGGGCTATCTCAGCTTATGGTGGTGTCCCTATACTTTTAGACCTATGTAAATCTGGGTCTGTTTCTGCTCAAATTCATGCTGTTGGGGCAATCAAGAATGTGTCCACAAATGAAGATGTCCGTATTGCGTTAGCAGAAGAAGGTGCAATTCCTGTTCTTCTACAGTTAATGGTTTCAGGCAAGGCGTCAGCGCAAGAAAAGGCGGCGAATTGCGTTGCAATTCTTGCTTCCTCTGGTGAGTACTACCGGGATTTGTTAATTCAAGAAAAGGGGTTGCAAAGATTGCTTCATTTGCTTCATGAATCGTCTAATTCTGATACGTTAGAGTATGTTTTACGGGCTATTCATTCGTTATCTTCTTCTGATTGCACGTCTAGGGTTTTTAGTTCATATACTACGTTTGTGATTCAGTTAGCGGAGCTTATAAAGCATGGTAGCTTAATGTTACAGTATATTTCTGCTTCATTGCTTGCAAATTTGTCGATTAGTGAGGAGAAGAAGCGGGCTATTGCTGGGTGTATGGGTTCTTTGGTGAAGCTGATGGAATCAGCTAAACCAGATGGGTTACAAGAGGTGGCGGCGAATGCATTGGTTTCGCTGTTGGCTGTGAAGTCAAATAGGAAGGAATTGGTTAAGGATGAGAAGAGTGTGATGAGGTTGGTTCAAATGTTGGATGCTAAAAACGATGTGGTGTCGAAGAAGTTCCCGGTGGCAGTGGTGGCGGCAATCATGGCGGGAGGGAGTCATGGTTGTCGGAAGCGGCTAGTTGAGGCCGGAGCATACGGACATTTGCAGAAGCTGGCGGAGGCGGAGGTGGCCGGGGCTAAGAAGGCCTTGCAGAGACTTTCCGGCAATAGGCTAAAGAGCATTTTCACAAGGACGTGGAGTAATTAGCAAAGCTAACTAACCCCGCCAACAAaaggtaatttttctgtttgacATCTTTAATTAACTACTGTACTTGGAAGTTTATTTCATCTTTAACTTATTTGGAGTTACTGGGCCCTATCGGTCAACACCACCCCAACATGACATGCTGAATGTAGTATTTCTTTAATTTGCTTTCCATTTCTCAAGACAAAAATGGCCATGCCTATAAGCTTGGATTAATTTACCTACATTGTTTTTAAGCACACATCCTTTGGAAACCAGAAGATCAAATTGAAACATATTTTTGTTTGGTGATACAACTCATTATAGTCTTTGATCTCACTTCCCCTCCAAAAGAGAAACAAGAGAGTATGTTGGGCTCTTTAACTCAAAAAAGtaattattttgtaaaaactcCATTTTTACCTCATCATTTTGTAAAAACACTATTAAACGGAAGCATGGGATGATCAGTTCTATTTTGATACGAGTCCCAGGCCTAATTGCCTAAAGCATGGTGTCAAAGTAGCCAAATGATACTACTTTCCTTGGACTAGTAAATTGTAGACAACTATAAAGATCAAGTCATTTGCATTgagtaaaagtaggtggactataatTAGAAATCCTAACTGTCCAGCCTTAAATAAGTAGTACATTTTTCTCCTCTCTTTTGTGAAACACGCTAGACATGTTAATGCTTGCAATGGGTCAGGCTGAGCTGTGATATTTTTCTTTGGCCCTATAGTGGGGGCATGATTCTCAACTTTTATTATTCAGTCTTTGGATATGAATGGCATTGATGCACTTCTTGGCTAGTTGATCATCTTATCAGAAGTGTCTTGTTGTTAGGTTTATTACTATTCATTAGCTGACTGGATTACACGTGATGAACATTAGTGCTACTTTAAGTCCATTTTACTCTAGTGAAGTTTTTACTTTTATTCACTAATCTTGTTTCCTGACATTATCGTACCTATGATGCTTCTTGCAGGTGGTTGTTTGGATTTTCCCAAGTGTCAAAATATGGAAAACCACCTCATTTCCTACAAAGAAACCAACAAAAAATCACTACACACTCGGTAAACCCCAACTTTAACCTTATACTACAATATTATTCTcaattagaaaaaagaaaaagcctGAAAAAAAGTTGAATTTATTATTCTAAACTATATGACACATGGCATGGATGCGGTTTTTAGGGAGTAtccttgtttgtttatttttttcttttttcattttttctgttTATTTCACAATGTGAAGCTTTTGTAAGTGAGTGATAGTGCTTGCACCCCcaccctcttttttttttatcttaggcATCGGTTGATATTTTGTATATTCAAAGGTTTGTTTTTCTTGTAATGGCCAAAGCCCTAATTACAAAGTGTGCAACTTGTCTCTTCAATTTATTTCTTCTCTCTTTATTGGTGATAAAGTGTAGCTAACTCTTATCACATTAACATTGTCTTGCTTTTTTACAATTTCCTTTTCATATAGTATTTTTTATTGACAATCTTTTAGTGCGGCTAGAATTATGGTCAGTTTGCCGGTTGATCTTTTTAATtactttgttattttttattgttaaGGAAACAACACATAGCTTATAAACCTCGCATAAAGCTAAGCTTTTAGGGCAGTTAAGGTTCtgttcttttgtatttttcttttgtatttgcCTATAGCTGGCATTTGTGATTTGTTTTATATAGTCCCTTGATTGTGCAAAGATaacatttttagcttagtttaatTCTTTGGTGGTTGGTGTAAAAAGGGGTTCTAAAGTTTGTACTCTTGGAACTGTAATGGATAATTCTAATGGGATTTTTGTGAAACTGAGTTGTAAATGGAATTTAATAATGCGTGTGTCGATCCGGAAATTTAGATAAGAAAAATTGGACGGCCATgattattgaaaatgaaagaaGGGTGGGCCCATGTGCTCTCTCATGACAATCTGCATTTAACAAAAAAGAAATGGAGAATAGGTAAAGAGGAAGCAGCTATGAAGATGCAGAAGAAGGAAACTAAATAACGCTTAAAATACATAAGAGAAAAAGATATGGAAACGAGGACAAAGAGAGGGACCGTTTACAGCGATATCACATGGAAAGATGGAAGTATTAAGATTAGAAAAATCAATAGTGGGTCATATTGTATATTGTTAGATGGTCTATGAAAATGGTGGGTCAGACTCACATTCTATGTCTTTTTCTCTCCCTCTCTCTAATTCACATGCCTGTGCCTGTTttgtcccccctccccccacccccacccccattGGGTGCGGCCCTTCCAACCTGAGTAAACCCTGATGAACGAGAGATAACCTTCTGTaccaatttcttttaataatatatacatTGTAACAATCCAAAATCATGTTGAAGTAGTCTCTTGATATTTTAGGGAGAAAATCCCCAAGATTGAGTGTTTTGATGTTTGGGGAGGGGCGTCAAGGGGCTGCGGGGTTGGTTGATTATTCTTGTATGAAACGCCAAATGGAGATGAATCAGATACTGCTAAAGTAGAGAAAGAAAAAGCTGAGACTTTTGGCCTTTTGAGTGTCATATTTGCTGTAATATATCCCTTTAAAGCAACTGCAATATCCCAAGCATTTTGCAAGCTGTAAAGCTTAGCACTTGTCCTCTATCTTGTGAGTCCTGTcattattttctcctttttcctaTCCTTCCTTCCCGCTAAATCTTTGGCAGTTAATGATTTCTTCACTTCAACTGCCTTTTTTGATTAATGTTTGAGGGGAGCATTGGGTGGTGGGGTTGCTTACTTCAAATTCAAGTTCATTCTTTTTTTACACAGATACATGAATAGAATAAATTCTCTGCTCCTTTTGCTTCTTTTGAAGCTTCCTTGAAAATCACCTTATTTATTGTCAATTTTTCCCTTTATTTCTCCAACTATTGGACAAGATTGTGGCACATTACATTGGCCAGATAACGTATAAGTCAGTAGTATAGATTACAAGTTGGTATCTTTATAAGAAATGCAGAAAGGGGAACAACAATTTTAGAAATTCTACACTTGCTAACAATTTCATTTACAAAGTACTTAAAATGTCTCCCAACTGTCTACTTATT
Proteins encoded in this window:
- the LOC107799712 gene encoding uncharacterized protein LOC107799712; this encodes MYRSGEPPSQPPSTAETLAQINHLLTHLLPFSLSIKSFTSRWQVLRSKLATVKSLLSEISDSPHWTENELLPTLLPNLLSTVLRVQTLCEQCSDPEKTPGKLLMQSDLDMASGWLSKQIHHLDLLCRSGVLRQSTAIVLSHPSVNSTKDDLVLFIKDLFTRIQIGGVEFKRKALESLIQLLSEDEKSAGIVAKEGHFGYLINLLDINIDPFIREQAVVAVSMLVSLSEQARKCVFEEGALGPLLRIIESGSVTMKVKAALAVECITNDPENAWAISAYGGVPILLDLCKSGSVSAQIHAVGAIKNVSTNEDVRIALAEEGAIPVLLQLMVSGKASAQEKAANCVAILASSGEYYRDLLIQEKGLQRLLHLLHESSNSDTLEYVLRAIHSLSSSDCTSRVFSSYTTFVIQLAELIKHGSLMLQYISASLLANLSISEEKKRAIAGCMGSLVKLMESAKPDGLQEVAANALVSLLAVKSNRKELVKDEKSVMRLVQMLDAKNDVVSKKFPVAVVAAIMAGGSHGCRKRLVEAGAYGHLQKLAEAEVAGAKKALQRLSGNRLKSIFTRTWSN